In one window of Candidatus Binatia bacterium DNA:
- the yihA gene encoding ribosome biogenesis GTP-binding protein YihA/YsxC, which produces MKRLHQARFLVGAASPSQFPRFAYPEVAFVGRSNAGKSSLLNRLLGGRRGIARVSKTPGRTQQINFFLVDDSLIFADLPGYGFAKVPPAMRAQWSELLQLYLETRHQLRAALLITDIRRGLEAEEWQMISRLRALGISCLVVATKADKLGQGERVRRARELAVELGQVGVELVVSSAITGEGIPQIWQVIFRHCLDTPQKAQAQR; this is translated from the coding sequence ATGAAGCGACTGCATCAGGCACGCTTCCTTGTGGGCGCGGCTTCGCCTTCACAGTTTCCCAGGTTTGCTTATCCTGAGGTGGCCTTTGTCGGCCGCTCCAACGCGGGAAAATCTTCCTTGCTGAACCGTTTGCTTGGAGGCCGCCGCGGTATTGCGCGTGTCAGCAAGACGCCGGGTCGAACCCAACAAATCAACTTTTTTCTTGTTGATGATTCGCTGATTTTCGCCGACTTGCCGGGTTATGGCTTTGCGAAGGTGCCTCCAGCAATGCGGGCGCAGTGGTCTGAGCTCCTACAACTGTACTTGGAAACTCGGCACCAGTTGCGAGCAGCGTTGCTCATTACGGATATCCGCCGCGGGTTGGAGGCAGAAGAGTGGCAAATGATCAGCCGCCTGCGCGCCCTGGGGATTAGCTGCCTCGTCGTGGCAACGAAGGCGGATAAACTGGGACAAGGCGAGAGAGTCAGAAGGGCTCGTGAGCTCGCTGTTGAGCTAGGCCAGGTAGGCGTCGAATTAGTTGTTTCCTCAGCTATCACGGGTGAGGGGATACCACAGATTTGGCAAGTGATTTTTCGCCATTGCCTGGACACACCACAGAAGGCTCAGGCGCAACGCTAG
- a CDS encoding CoA transferase, whose product MAQPRHPPLHGFRILEWGGWDAAIAGRILAGLGADVCMVEPPEGHPLRRGAPKVMGGTLEESSSLHFFFAACGKTSAVLPPQRSEFSNWLAVTLNSVDAVITSRSTHFQAADERVLAELLSASDCRVWIRIDPYADETYSEHTTAPNSAAELVSSFNFLVRNIVSIWAAASCVVGLVNASITDYRESLHSSSILAELFSLFERKGQRSESYWDRGFKILPTQDGWIATTILGNWSALGHAIREAGGPHWLSAHELEDVSVRYDRAEEIFNALRAWCRHWKSNALTVWAQLRRIPFASLRHPTQACADPLLRQRRFFFEGPSVGPTARLWHPRVPLVLRGCTLPNLTCLPNSPSRKKPLWDTRSAWRNRCANNTMISPLRGIKVLDFTHAVAGPLATQLLRRYGADVTKINSPSRTRVSHPSKRTFEVLHKGKHDVTVNAETDVGRAQIVEFIRNADIVVDNFSVRVMDNWGLNYASLRTINSNVIQTRMSGFGLTGRYRHWVAYAPTLHAWAGLSWLCGRPKNGEWEEHLPIPYSDIVTGLFSFLGTAAAILHRERCGRGTLVDVSGYECLLFSLGPVVLWAANQHLWSDDYELSQLKSWP is encoded by the coding sequence ATGGCCCAACCACGACACCCTCCCCTTCACGGTTTCCGAATTTTGGAATGGGGTGGATGGGATGCCGCGATCGCCGGTCGGATTCTTGCTGGCCTCGGAGCGGACGTCTGTATGGTTGAACCGCCCGAGGGTCACCCTCTGCGGCGTGGAGCCCCGAAGGTGATGGGCGGGACACTGGAGGAGTCGAGCAGCCTACATTTTTTCTTCGCCGCCTGCGGGAAAACCAGCGCGGTGCTGCCACCGCAACGGAGCGAATTTTCCAACTGGCTCGCAGTCACTCTGAATTCGGTTGATGCCGTCATAACTTCCCGCAGCACGCACTTTCAGGCTGCCGATGAGCGCGTGCTCGCGGAACTACTTTCTGCCAGTGACTGCCGCGTTTGGATTCGCATCGATCCTTACGCCGACGAAACGTATTCTGAACACACCACGGCCCCGAACTCCGCAGCGGAGCTTGTGTCTTCGTTTAACTTCCTCGTGCGTAACATCGTCAGCATCTGGGCAGCGGCGAGTTGTGTTGTAGGACTCGTGAACGCATCAATAACAGACTATCGGGAAAGCTTGCACTCGAGCAGCATCCTTGCGGAGCTATTCAGCCTCTTCGAACGTAAGGGCCAGCGGTCAGAGAGCTACTGGGACCGGGGTTTCAAGATCCTACCCACCCAAGACGGATGGATTGCCACGACAATCCTGGGAAACTGGTCAGCCCTTGGGCACGCGATTCGGGAGGCCGGGGGCCCGCATTGGCTATCCGCGCATGAGTTGGAGGACGTCAGCGTTCGTTACGATCGCGCTGAGGAGATTTTCAACGCCTTGCGTGCGTGGTGTCGCCACTGGAAATCCAACGCTCTCACGGTCTGGGCACAGCTAAGAAGAATTCCGTTCGCATCTCTACGCCACCCAACCCAAGCTTGTGCCGACCCGCTCCTCCGCCAACGGCGGTTTTTCTTCGAGGGCCCGAGTGTAGGACCAACAGCGCGCCTTTGGCATCCTCGAGTTCCGCTAGTTCTTCGGGGTTGCACTCTCCCAAACCTGACTTGTCTCCCTAACAGCCCGTCACGGAAAAAGCCTCTGTGGGATACACGCTCCGCCTGGCGGAATCGCTGCGCAAACAACACCATGATCTCACCACTTCGAGGTATAAAGGTGCTCGACTTTACTCATGCGGTGGCAGGGCCCTTGGCCACCCAACTCCTGCGGCGCTACGGCGCCGACGTAACGAAAATCAACTCCCCATCGAGGACGCGCGTTTCTCATCCAAGCAAGAGGACATTCGAGGTGCTCCACAAAGGCAAACATGACGTCACGGTGAATGCCGAAACAGACGTAGGACGGGCTCAGATCGTGGAGTTCATACGGAATGCCGACATAGTCGTCGACAATTTCAGTGTTCGAGTGATGGACAATTGGGGGCTCAATTATGCATCACTGCGAACGATCAACTCGAACGTCATTCAAACACGAATGTCGGGATTCGGTCTAACTGGTCGCTATCGCCACTGGGTAGCATATGCACCTACCCTGCACGCTTGGGCTGGCCTCAGCTGGCTCTGCGGACGCCCCAAAAACGGGGAGTGGGAGGAGCATTTGCCAATCCCTTACTCCGACATCGTCACCGGGCTCTTCAGTTTTCTGGGCACCGCGGCGGCCATTTTGCATCGAGAGCGATGCGGCCGCGGCACGCTGGTTGATGTGAGCGGCTATGAGTGCTTGCTATTTTCACTCGGCCCTGTCGTCCTGTGGGCGGCTAATCAGCACCTCTGGTCCGACGATTACGAACTTTCGCAGCTTAAAAGCTGGCCTTAA
- a CDS encoding transposase, whose product MPVARRQLVDVTVTPYYHVISRCVRRAHLCGRDFHTGKNFDHRKEWLVERIRTLAGIFAVKVFAYAVMSNHYHLVIALEPARAREWSDHEVVARWGQLFKRSSDRLLQIPVNMRQRFVDRWRERLADLSWFMRCLNESIARRANREDGCTGRFWEGRFKSQALLDEGAVVTCMCYVDLNEVRAGIVGKLRDSRFSSIGERLRNRPQSTWLAKFQSEAGHLSAIGPSDTKRELLGVIPVDFTNYLELLRATAHALKVSKAERLSGAAANTVESVGLDPGAFVQAVRTYSLRFFGMVGHVDRLRVACARWGRKRSRGAAAARLLYRRAA is encoded by the coding sequence ATGCCAGTAGCTCGGCGCCAATTGGTAGACGTCACAGTCACACCGTACTACCACGTCATCAGTCGGTGCGTACGCCGTGCCCACCTCTGCGGCCGAGATTTCCACACTGGAAAGAATTTCGATCACCGCAAAGAATGGTTGGTCGAGCGCATCAGGACACTGGCGGGCATCTTCGCGGTGAAAGTCTTTGCCTACGCTGTTATGAGCAACCACTATCACCTTGTCATTGCGCTTGAGCCTGCGCGCGCTCGCGAGTGGTCAGACCATGAAGTAGTAGCCCGCTGGGGGCAACTGTTTAAGCGCAGCAGCGATCGGTTGTTGCAAATTCCCGTAAACATGCGCCAGCGATTTGTGGATCGTTGGAGAGAGCGCTTGGCTGATCTGAGTTGGTTCATGCGGTGCCTGAACGAATCGATTGCTCGCCGAGCGAATCGGGAGGACGGGTGCACAGGGCGGTTCTGGGAGGGCCGGTTTAAGAGCCAGGCGCTACTCGATGAAGGAGCTGTAGTGACCTGCATGTGTTACGTGGACCTAAACGAAGTGAGGGCTGGCATTGTCGGCAAGTTGCGAGACTCGCGTTTCAGCTCGATAGGGGAGCGGTTGAGAAATCGGCCGCAATCGACCTGGTTGGCCAAGTTCCAAAGTGAGGCTGGGCACCTAAGTGCGATCGGTCCGAGCGACACGAAACGGGAATTGCTAGGTGTAATTCCCGTTGATTTTACGAATTACCTCGAGCTTCTTCGGGCGACCGCCCATGCATTGAAGGTCTCTAAAGCGGAGCGCCTTTCAGGAGCGGCCGCGAATACAGTCGAGTCTGTAGGCCTAGATCCCGGAGCATTTGTTCAGGCTGTTCGTACCTACAGCTTGCGTTTCTTCGGGATGGTCGGGCATGTTGACCGTCTGAGGGTTGCCTGTGCTCGATGGGGACGAAAGCGGTCGAGGGGGGCTGCTGCCGCTCGGCTACTGTATCGCCGAGCGGCCTAG
- a CDS encoding competence/damage-inducible protein A, translating to MSDSTAAVVVVGNEILSGKVVDTNSGFLAQELRALGVSLERILVIPDEVGAISEAVSDYSRKFHWVFTSGGVGPTHDDVTISGVAQAFGVKVIRHPLLESRLKNISGGEIGDARLKLAEVPEGAELLFGEDLVFPAVVVRNVFILPGIPELFRAKFLAIRSRFRSAPFHLRVIYLRAAETELVPYLNATLAAFPELLLGSYPKWNDPDYRVRVTFESKDQTYVEEAFAHFLAHVPAELVVRTE from the coding sequence GTGAGCGACAGTACAGCGGCAGTTGTCGTAGTTGGGAATGAGATTTTATCTGGCAAGGTAGTTGATACAAACTCAGGCTTCCTTGCACAGGAGCTTCGTGCTTTAGGCGTAAGTCTCGAGCGGATCCTCGTAATCCCAGACGAGGTTGGCGCCATTTCGGAGGCGGTCTCCGACTACTCGAGGAAATTTCACTGGGTGTTCACTTCCGGGGGTGTGGGCCCGACCCATGACGATGTCACCATTTCGGGTGTAGCCCAGGCTTTCGGTGTGAAGGTGATTCGGCATCCGTTGCTGGAAAGCCGACTAAAAAACATCAGCGGCGGCGAAATTGGGGATGCTCGACTGAAGTTGGCCGAAGTACCAGAGGGTGCTGAACTCTTGTTTGGTGAAGACCTCGTCTTCCCGGCAGTGGTTGTTCGCAATGTCTTCATCCTACCTGGGATTCCGGAACTCTTTCGTGCCAAGTTCCTGGCAATTCGATCCCGATTCCGGTCCGCCCCCTTCCACTTGCGGGTAATTTATCTTCGCGCGGCGGAAACCGAGTTGGTTCCCTATCTAAACGCTACCCTGGCAGCTTTCCCTGAGCTTCTCCTGGGCTCTTACCCGAAATGGAACGATCCCGATTATCGCGTCAGGGTGACTTTCGAGTCGAAGGATCAAACTTACGTTGAGGAGGCGTTCGCACACTTCCTCGCGCACGTTCCCGCAGAACTGGTAGTGCGCACTGAGTAG
- a CDS encoding response regulator produces the protein MSRKRILVVEDNVDNRRILVYRLKRFGDFEIIEAGNGEEALKLVAENPPDLIFMDLKMPVLDGWEATRRLRSSEVGQRIPIIALTAQAMAGDEQRALAVGCDDYIAKPITDAEVVRQKLERLLAHGRPRR, from the coding sequence ATGAGCAGGAAACGAATCTTGGTGGTCGAAGACAACGTCGATAACCGGCGGATTCTGGTCTATCGGCTCAAGAGGTTTGGGGACTTTGAAATCATCGAGGCGGGCAATGGCGAGGAGGCTTTGAAATTGGTTGCGGAGAACCCGCCGGATTTGATCTTTATGGACCTCAAAATGCCAGTGCTGGATGGATGGGAAGCAACGCGCAGGCTGCGGTCTAGCGAGGTGGGCCAGAGGATTCCCATCATCGCCTTGACTGCTCAGGCGATGGCGGGTGACGAGCAGCGCGCGTTGGCGGTGGGTTGCGACGACTACATTGCCAAGCCCATTACGGATGCGGAAGTTGTGCGACAAAAGCTAGAGCGGCTCCTAGCACATGGTCGGCCTCGACGGTGA
- a CDS encoding universal stress protein, giving the protein MPREFKTILCPTDFSEDSYLALEYARQFAELWHGRILLTHVIHVPTESLFDEHGRWQSSDQIERRAKDLLIKVREERLAGFSNVEPLVVWGNPVEELIKLCTERNVDLLVICTHGRTGLRHLLLGSVAENLIRLAPCPVFVVRRGTK; this is encoded by the coding sequence ATGCCGCGCGAATTTAAAACCATTCTTTGCCCGACGGACTTCTCAGAGGATTCCTACCTCGCGCTCGAATACGCCCGGCAATTCGCGGAGCTGTGGCATGGGAGAATCTTGCTCACCCACGTCATCCATGTCCCCACCGAGTCGCTATTCGACGAACACGGCCGTTGGCAAAGCTCCGACCAAATCGAACGAAGAGCCAAAGACCTTCTCATTAAGGTCCGGGAAGAACGGCTAGCCGGTTTTTCGAACGTGGAACCTTTGGTTGTGTGGGGCAACCCTGTGGAGGAACTCATCAAGTTGTGTACGGAGCGAAACGTTGATTTGCTTGTGATTTGCACGCACGGGCGGACCGGACTACGCCACCTGCTCCTTGGCAGCGTCGCAGAAAACTTAATTCGGCTCGCACCCTGCCCGGTTTTCGTCGTCCGTCGGGGAACAAAGTAA
- a CDS encoding glutamine synthetase family protein, with translation MSSHATNGRLSEPELDEAVRKGEIDTVLTVFPDFYGRLVGKRISGRFFCEEVAHHGMHACDYLLACDMEMDPVPGYRFASWEKGYGDVRCLPDLSTLRRASWIDRTAIVLCDVLNEETSEPVSVAPRTILRRQVERAAAKGFCPMGASELEFFVLRETYESAKQKNFEQLETFGWYIEDYHTLQGFKVEGLIGAIRRHLEASGIPVEFSKGEWGPGQHEINIRYADFLEMADRHAIYKQLAKEVAIQQNLAITFMAKFDERHAGSSMHLHSSLWSIDGSEALFAGEAPVDGDLSHLSEVFRWWLGGLIHHAPACTLLFAPYVNSYKRFRSGSFAPTAIAWSYDNRTAGFRVVGHGSSLRVECRIPGADANPYLAFAATLAAGLDGIENKIEPPPMFRGDAYAATTLPSVPRSLPEAIAAFEDSPLFYQAFGEDVVEHLIHFARTEQRKFEEVVTSWERQRYLERA, from the coding sequence ATGTCCAGCCACGCCACGAACGGAAGACTGTCGGAGCCTGAGCTCGATGAGGCGGTCCGCAAGGGCGAGATCGACACTGTTCTGACTGTGTTTCCCGACTTCTACGGCCGGTTGGTGGGGAAACGGATCTCAGGACGGTTCTTTTGTGAGGAAGTGGCTCATCATGGGATGCATGCTTGCGACTATTTGCTCGCGTGCGACATGGAGATGGACCCGGTCCCCGGCTACCGCTTTGCGTCATGGGAAAAGGGTTATGGCGACGTTCGTTGCCTGCCTGACCTTAGCACGTTGCGGCGTGCATCGTGGATCGACCGCACGGCCATTGTGCTCTGCGATGTGCTGAACGAGGAAACCAGCGAACCAGTGTCCGTTGCGCCTCGCACCATTTTGCGGCGTCAGGTCGAACGAGCAGCAGCAAAAGGTTTCTGCCCAATGGGTGCGTCAGAATTGGAATTCTTTGTTTTGCGGGAGACCTACGAATCGGCAAAGCAGAAAAACTTTGAGCAACTGGAAACCTTTGGCTGGTACATCGAAGACTACCACACGCTGCAGGGTTTCAAGGTCGAAGGCCTGATTGGTGCGATTCGGCGCCATCTGGAGGCCTCGGGGATTCCGGTAGAATTCTCTAAGGGCGAATGGGGTCCGGGGCAACACGAAATCAATATCCGCTACGCTGACTTTTTGGAAATGGCCGATCGCCACGCGATCTACAAACAACTCGCAAAGGAAGTGGCCATCCAACAAAATCTGGCGATTACCTTCATGGCGAAATTCGATGAGCGGCACGCGGGAAGCTCCATGCATTTGCATTCGAGTTTGTGGTCCATCGATGGCAGCGAAGCGCTCTTTGCAGGTGAAGCACCCGTGGATGGAGACCTCAGCCACCTCTCTGAGGTCTTCCGATGGTGGCTCGGGGGGCTGATTCACCACGCGCCGGCGTGTACGCTCTTGTTCGCTCCTTACGTGAACTCTTATAAGCGCTTTCGCTCTGGATCTTTTGCTCCCACTGCAATCGCTTGGTCGTACGACAATCGCACGGCTGGTTTCCGCGTGGTCGGGCACGGCAGCTCGCTACGAGTGGAATGCCGCATCCCGGGCGCCGACGCTAATCCTTACCTGGCCTTCGCTGCGACGCTAGCTGCCGGACTCGACGGGATCGAAAACAAAATTGAACCGCCGCCGATGTTTCGTGGCGACGCATACGCAGCCACGACGCTGCCTTCCGTTCCGCGCAGCTTGCCCGAAGCAATTGCTGCATTCGAAGATTCTCCGCTGTTTTACCAAGCCTTCGGTGAAGACGTTGTGGAACATTTGATTCACTTTGCGCGAACGGAGCAGCGGAAGTTCGAGGAGGTTGTTACTTCTTGGGAGCGACAGCGCTATCTGGAGCGGGCGTAG
- a CDS encoding DUF1232 domain-containing protein, which translates to MVGLDGEKRIAALGEPGSIRSQRFSLPLLLCVVLALGGGLINPTRADGEGPLPIGVGGKAVVTVEVGEGEVSPRLKQFRKDLRQALRRFRKVVGYSLRVWVAWLPAMVFGFGWVLLVGAWDRSVWGRLKENGVRAAWRSFGRGLAVYVRLLRHPASPTLGKVLVAAALLYAGAPRDLLWDTRSVAGFFDDGVVLALAARSFLKMCPEALVESQAKAVVAGGSARHRSKKVPWVAQARENKSA; encoded by the coding sequence ATGGTCGGCCTCGACGGTGAGAAAAGGATCGCTGCGCTTGGGGAACCGGGCTCGATCCGCTCGCAGAGGTTTTCTCTGCCGCTGCTGCTCTGCGTCGTGTTGGCTCTGGGAGGGGGGCTGATCAACCCCACGCGAGCTGATGGGGAGGGGCCGTTGCCCATTGGGGTTGGAGGCAAGGCGGTGGTGACAGTGGAGGTTGGAGAAGGGGAAGTATCGCCGCGCTTGAAGCAGTTTCGGAAGGATCTCCGACAGGCCCTACGGCGATTTCGCAAGGTCGTGGGCTACTCGCTGCGGGTGTGGGTGGCGTGGTTGCCGGCCATGGTGTTTGGGTTTGGCTGGGTGCTGTTGGTGGGTGCGTGGGATCGCAGCGTGTGGGGGCGCTTGAAGGAGAACGGGGTGCGAGCTGCTTGGAGGAGTTTCGGGCGCGGACTCGCAGTCTATGTGCGTTTACTCAGGCATCCGGCTAGCCCGACTTTGGGAAAGGTTCTGGTTGCGGCAGCTCTGCTCTACGCAGGGGCGCCGCGGGATCTGCTGTGGGACACACGCAGCGTAGCTGGATTTTTCGATGATGGTGTCGTGTTAGCGCTTGCCGCGAGGAGCTTCCTGAAAATGTGCCCTGAGGCGTTGGTTGAATCGCAGGCAAAAGCTGTGGTTGCTGGGGGAAGTGCCAGGCACCGCTCGAAAAAGGTCCCGTGGGTGGCTCAGGCGCGAGAGAATAAGAGCGCTTGA
- a CDS encoding gamma-glutamyl-gamma-aminobutyrate hydrolase family protein, protein MPAPVVGITSYARDDSELPCFSLPVGYVDRVVAAGGDPVILPPAMAQPVRLLDRVDGLVFSGGGDVSPEAYGGDHHETIYSVSEERDRFEFELLRAALQRQDIPILCICRGLQVLNVVLGGSLHEHLPEVFGEAVAHRIPPRQTCRHHVRVDPQSRLAQILGCVEIDVLSWHHQGIDRLALDLRPVGWAEDGLIEAVEHRGHPWCFGVQWHPEMEPSGSKHDRLFAAFIDAASVHARRRNEW, encoded by the coding sequence ATGCCAGCGCCGGTCGTCGGAATTACCTCTTACGCGCGTGACGATTCGGAGCTTCCTTGCTTCAGTCTACCTGTAGGTTACGTGGATCGCGTTGTTGCCGCGGGTGGAGACCCGGTCATTCTGCCTCCGGCTATGGCGCAACCGGTGAGGTTGCTCGATCGTGTGGATGGGTTGGTTTTTTCGGGTGGTGGGGATGTGTCGCCGGAGGCTTATGGCGGTGACCACCACGAGACCATTTACTCCGTCAGCGAGGAGCGCGATCGTTTTGAATTCGAGCTGCTGCGGGCTGCGCTGCAGCGACAAGACATCCCGATTCTGTGTATCTGCCGCGGTCTTCAGGTGTTGAATGTAGTCCTTGGGGGCTCGCTGCATGAGCATCTCCCCGAGGTGTTTGGAGAAGCTGTGGCGCACCGCATTCCACCCCGCCAAACCTGCCGACATCACGTCCGTGTGGATCCTCAGAGTCGCTTGGCCCAGATTTTAGGTTGTGTGGAGATCGATGTCCTTTCATGGCACCATCAGGGAATTGACCGCTTGGCTCTTGACCTTCGGCCGGTCGGTTGGGCTGAAGATGGCCTCATCGAAGCAGTAGAACATCGGGGACATCCATGGTGCTTTGGCGTACAGTGGCATCCAGAAATGGAGCCAAGTGGATCCAAACACGATCGGCTGTTTGCGGCATTCATCGATGCAGCTTCAGTGCACGCAAGGAGGCGCAATGAGTGGTAG
- a CDS encoding TIGR00725 family protein → MRLQISVIGGGTCGAEIAKQAEAVGAELARRGVVVVTGGLGGVMAAASRGAKLAGGLVVGILPHTELEGGNPWLDVVIGTGLGHARNLLVVASGKAVIALAGEAGTASEIHLARVLGRPVVALGAWREIKGIYHVDAPGVAVDLACRLCSQGSKPEG, encoded by the coding sequence ATGAGGTTGCAAATTTCGGTGATCGGCGGAGGAACGTGTGGCGCTGAGATTGCGAAGCAGGCAGAGGCAGTGGGGGCAGAATTGGCTCGGCGAGGGGTTGTCGTCGTCACGGGTGGGCTGGGGGGCGTCATGGCTGCAGCGAGTAGGGGGGCGAAATTGGCGGGCGGCCTCGTAGTCGGCATCCTGCCGCACACTGAACTGGAAGGCGGCAATCCCTGGCTGGATGTAGTGATTGGGACGGGACTCGGACATGCAAGGAACCTGTTGGTGGTGGCATCGGGGAAAGCGGTTATTGCTTTGGCGGGTGAGGCTGGAACGGCGTCCGAGATTCATTTGGCACGAGTTCTGGGTAGACCGGTCGTTGCTTTAGGCGCTTGGCGTGAAATAAAGGGGATCTACCACGTCGACGCCCCTGGCGTAGCGGTTGATCTGGCGTGTCGCCTGTGTAGTCAGGGTTCAAAGCCAGAGGGGTGA
- a CDS encoding thiamine pyrophosphate-binding protein, which yields MAEIHGGRVVARALKAENVPYIFTLCGGHVMPIYDGCVDEGIRVIDVRHEQTAAHAADGWARVTGRPGVAVVTAGPGVTDAVTGVASAHRANIPMVLIGGQGPRPFADMGSLQDMNHVELMRPITKWSVSVPEGRRLAEYVAMAFRIATSGLPGPVFLEMPIDQLFQTYDEERIVFPTKYRTEAGIAGDPRYVERAFELLRSAQRPVILVGSQLRWSKRREAYPKFVETFGIPVYVNGLGRGSLPPDHPYFFSQTRKEALRQADVVLIFGTPLDFRLGYGRETHFNPAAKVIQVDLDGAEIGRNRPIEVGIVGDTGLVMEQLTHLAESERFDRALVKPWVDELRRREHEKWERMRPELESDAVPINPLRACKEIADAVGRDVIAIGDGGDFVATAASILRIYEQGHWLDPGPLGTLGVGPGYAMAAKLAKPDHPVVIIYGDGSFGLHAMEFEAMIRQKIPVVGIVGNDAAWQQIRRGQIQLYGRERAVATGLDYTRYDRVVEALGGHGEYCERPEEIRPAIERALAAGKPALVNIKIGTSEFRKDAISI from the coding sequence ATGGCTGAAATTCACGGAGGGCGCGTGGTCGCGCGCGCTCTAAAGGCTGAAAATGTCCCTTATATCTTCACGCTCTGCGGTGGCCACGTCATGCCCATTTATGACGGTTGTGTCGACGAGGGGATCCGCGTGATCGACGTGCGCCACGAGCAAACCGCTGCGCATGCTGCAGACGGGTGGGCGCGCGTGACGGGGCGTCCGGGCGTTGCTGTAGTTACTGCTGGGCCCGGCGTGACCGACGCAGTTACAGGTGTTGCGAGCGCCCATCGCGCAAACATCCCCATGGTTCTCATCGGTGGACAAGGCCCGAGGCCATTTGCCGATATGGGCTCTTTGCAGGACATGAACCACGTTGAACTCATGCGGCCCATCACGAAGTGGTCGGTTTCGGTGCCCGAGGGTCGGCGGTTGGCGGAATATGTGGCAATGGCCTTTCGCATTGCAACCTCAGGGCTCCCGGGGCCGGTGTTTTTAGAGATGCCGATCGACCAACTGTTTCAAACTTACGACGAGGAGCGCATTGTCTTCCCTACGAAGTATCGTACTGAAGCCGGTATTGCGGGAGACCCGCGGTATGTCGAGCGTGCCTTTGAGTTATTGCGCTCTGCACAGCGACCAGTGATTCTGGTTGGGTCACAACTGCGATGGTCAAAGAGGCGAGAGGCCTACCCAAAATTCGTGGAGACATTTGGAATCCCGGTTTATGTCAACGGGCTGGGACGTGGGTCGCTTCCGCCGGATCACCCATACTTTTTCTCACAAACGCGGAAGGAGGCGTTACGGCAAGCGGACGTAGTTTTGATCTTTGGGACGCCCCTGGACTTCCGTTTGGGATATGGAAGGGAAACGCACTTTAATCCCGCAGCCAAGGTGATCCAAGTGGATCTCGACGGTGCTGAAATCGGCAGGAACCGGCCCATTGAGGTGGGAATCGTCGGGGATACCGGCCTCGTGATGGAGCAGCTCACTCATCTAGCGGAGAGCGAGCGCTTCGACAGGGCGCTGGTCAAGCCTTGGGTTGATGAGCTTCGGAGGCGAGAACACGAGAAGTGGGAGCGGATGCGTCCGGAGTTGGAATCGGACGCCGTCCCAATCAATCCGCTCCGTGCGTGTAAAGAGATCGCGGATGCCGTAGGGCGCGATGTGATCGCAATCGGCGACGGGGGAGATTTCGTCGCCACAGCAGCTTCTATCCTGCGTATTTACGAGCAAGGCCATTGGCTCGATCCTGGCCCACTGGGAACACTTGGCGTTGGGCCAGGCTACGCAATGGCTGCAAAGTTGGCGAAGCCCGATCACCCTGTCGTGATTATCTACGGAGATGGCTCATTCGGCCTGCACGCAATGGAATTTGAAGCGATGATCCGCCAAAAAATTCCGGTGGTTGGGATCGTTGGAAACGACGCGGCCTGGCAGCAAATTCGGAGAGGCCAGATTCAGCTCTACGGGCGCGAGCGGGCGGTAGCGACCGGCCTTGATTACACGCGTTACGACCGCGTAGTCGAGGCTCTTGGTGGTCACGGTGAATACTGCGAGCGTCCAGAGGAAATCCGCCCAGCGATCGAACGTGCATTGGCTGCAGGCAAGCCCGCCCTAGTGAACATCAAGATCGGCACGAGCGAATTTCGGAAAGATGCGATTTCGATTTAA